From Candidatus Nomurabacteria bacterium, one genomic window encodes:
- a CDS encoding mechanosensitive ion channel — MKESLPTVDNQVLEAVQVVKETFAFDFWGTDGSKILICFLLTLFLFILSEPVRAYLRKRNGDEGKTIRLMQGKAGWVSLGIILVTSYAAAYYLKNAIDVIEIPTYLLGIIVLVRWINGMIRGPLLKAAKLIWDTQTNDHLRKVGMLATYAVISFGVYLALSVLSYNIQDLVDLGLPDWVTATASALVFLPFLQALVQSLALSNDRKMEVGEWVKIGDVVAKLKWSTLRGLVLEDAEGVEVVIPNSIVEKSEFRNLSKRKRWRDTFTFYVSAQVPPAALSELRSSVLTHIAQDSECKPQRCWFQQEYPGVITLRVIVDIEPPRNAPDRGALRDEKYDKVFQLVGTLIDSSGQVNMFQLQPPITGALPQLP; from the coding sequence TTGAAAGAATCACTACCTACTGTGGACAATCAAGTATTGGAAGCGGTGCAAGTTGTGAAGGAGACGTTCGCGTTTGATTTTTGGGGCACTGATGGCTCCAAGATACTGATCTGCTTTCTGCTCACACTCTTCCTGTTTATCTTGTCTGAGCCGGTGCGCGCATACCTGCGCAAACGAAACGGTGACGAGGGCAAGACGATCCGCTTGATGCAGGGGAAGGCTGGCTGGGTGTCGCTCGGGATCATCTTGGTAACATCGTACGCTGCTGCGTACTACCTCAAGAATGCGATCGATGTGATCGAGATCCCCACCTATCTACTCGGCATCATTGTCTTGGTGCGGTGGATCAACGGTATGATCCGTGGTCCGCTGCTCAAGGCAGCTAAGTTGATCTGGGATACGCAAACGAATGATCACTTGCGAAAGGTCGGCATGCTCGCCACGTATGCGGTGATATCGTTTGGGGTGTATTTGGCACTCAGTGTGCTTAGCTACAACATCCAGGATCTGGTCGATCTTGGTCTGCCTGACTGGGTAACAGCGACGGCATCGGCACTGGTATTCTTGCCGTTCTTGCAAGCGTTGGTGCAAAGTCTCGCGCTCTCCAATGACCGCAAGATGGAAGTGGGTGAGTGGGTGAAGATCGGCGACGTCGTCGCAAAGCTTAAGTGGAGCACGTTGCGTGGTTTAGTCCTTGAGGACGCGGAAGGAGTTGAGGTGGTCATACCAAACTCCATAGTGGAGAAAAGTGAATTCCGCAATCTGAGCAAGCGTAAGCGCTGGCGTGATACGTTCACGTTCTATGTCAGTGCTCAGGTGCCACCGGCCGCTCTCAGTGAACTTCGTAGCAGTGTGCTCACGCATATTGCTCAAGACTCGGAGTGCAAGCCGCAGCGGTGCTGGTTTCAGCAAGAATATCCTGGCGTGATCACGTTGCGGGTAATCGTCGATATCGAACCGCCAAGGAATGCGCCAGATCGTGGCGCTCTCCGAGACGAGAAGTACGACAAGGTATTTCAGCTGGTGGGTACGCTGATCGACTCGAGTGGTCAGGTGAACATGTTTCAACTTCAGCCACCGATCACTGGCGCACTGCCGCAATTGCCGTAA
- a CDS encoding AI-2E family transporter, which translates to MRTDSNPANTAISLTVVAVIFLSISLKIFAPYLTPVVVAATMGILTWGAFTRLRDLLARSRWLKPYSPAAAAFIIWLLTTSVVILPGFFLGNYALVSGIGTIREFIGDFLLEHESINAFLQTQISNLVSMLPEEVVPTVQERLGEFATVGALFSGKMGGAAFGFISSASVSVLGAVGTLAFSLLLFFFVHTDGPAFLKWMNEKLYLRERGDDMFTEVAGLIKGIVLGSVLVQFIQASAYSLTLFGISLFVDIPNLGVWIAVIMIAGTIIPVVATAGMAIAVGMLFYSGAFIPGIVGVVVIAIFSTVDGIIRGWFVGSQVKIPVSLIVFSTIFGLGLFGFVGLILGPAVVALGKSAAGHATEAFAEWRQFNAEREAEKMQIKVEQLDETRKLRETMERLLEAQKQ; encoded by the coding sequence ATGCGAACAGATTCAAACCCAGCCAACACGGCAATTTCGCTGACGGTGGTAGCGGTAATCTTTCTATCGATCAGTCTGAAGATCTTCGCGCCGTATCTGACCCCGGTGGTCGTTGCGGCTACGATGGGTATTCTGACCTGGGGAGCGTTCACGCGGTTGCGTGACCTGCTTGCCAGATCGCGCTGGCTGAAACCGTATTCGCCTGCTGCCGCAGCCTTCATTATCTGGCTGCTGACGACGAGTGTGGTAATCCTGCCAGGGTTCTTCCTTGGTAATTACGCACTCGTAAGCGGTATCGGTACGATTCGCGAGTTTATTGGTGACTTCCTGCTCGAGCATGAGTCGATCAATGCCTTCCTGCAAACACAGATCAGCAATCTGGTTTCAATGCTGCCTGAAGAGGTGGTGCCAACGGTGCAAGAACGTCTCGGCGAGTTTGCTACCGTCGGTGCGCTGTTCAGTGGCAAGATGGGTGGAGCCGCCTTTGGTTTCATCTCTTCGGCTTCGGTCAGTGTGCTCGGTGCGGTGGGGACACTCGCGTTCTCGCTCTTGTTGTTTTTCTTCGTACACACCGATGGACCTGCATTCCTGAAGTGGATGAACGAGAAGCTGTATCTGCGCGAGCGTGGCGATGATATGTTCACCGAGGTGGCTGGTCTGATCAAGGGCATTGTCCTTGGATCAGTACTGGTGCAGTTTATTCAAGCTTCGGCGTATAGTCTGACGCTGTTTGGCATCTCGCTGTTCGTGGACATTCCGAACCTCGGTGTGTGGATCGCAGTCATCATGATCGCAGGCACCATTATTCCGGTGGTCGCCACTGCCGGAATGGCAATCGCGGTGGGAATGCTGTTCTACTCGGGCGCATTCATCCCCGGCATTGTCGGTGTGGTGGTCATTGCGATCTTCTCTACCGTCGACGGGATCATCCGTGGCTGGTTCGTGGGTTCACAGGTAAAGATCCCGGTTTCACTGATCGTCTTCTCGACGATCTTTGGCCTCGGCTTGTTCGGATTCGTGGGTTTGATCCTTGGTCCGGCAGTTGTCGCCTTGGGTAAATCAGCAGCCGGTCATGCAACTGAAGCGTTTGCCGAGTGGCGGCAGTTCAACGCTGAACGTGAAGCAGAAAAAATGCAGATCAAAGTCGAACAGCTCGATGAGACACGCAAGCTGCGCGAAACTATGGAGCGGCTTCTGGAAGCACAAAAACAGTAA
- a CDS encoding type Z 30S ribosomal protein S14, which yields MAKKSMIIKAQRAPKFKSRVVRRCTLCGRPHGYLRDFGMCRICFREQAHEGHIPGVRKSSW from the coding sequence ATGGCTAAAAAGTCAATGATCATCAAGGCGCAACGAGCGCCTAAGTTCAAGTCACGTGTCGTACGACGCTGTACACTTTGTGGACGTCCACACGGCTACCTTCGTGACTTCGGCATGTGTCGTATTTGCTTCCGTGAACAGGCACACGAAGGACATATACCAGGCGTAAGGAAATCATCATGGTAG
- the rpsH gene encoding 30S ribosomal protein S8, with product MMVGDTIGDLIIRLKNAGAVNKDTVSAPYSKLRLAVLTKLADAGYIESVTEKGKQVQEKTLEVTLRYENGSPRISGVKRISKPGRRLYTKVTDLHPVKFGKGHMILSTPAGILTNEEAKEKKVGGEQLFIIW from the coding sequence ATCATGGTAGGCGATACTATTGGCGATCTCATCATTCGCCTGAAGAACGCCGGTGCAGTGAATAAGGATACTGTTTCAGCTCCGTATTCAAAGCTCCGTTTAGCAGTTCTCACAAAGCTTGCAGATGCTGGCTACATTGAGTCAGTAACTGAAAAGGGCAAGCAGGTACAAGAAAAAACCCTCGAAGTGACACTTCGCTACGAGAATGGTTCACCACGCATCAGCGGCGTGAAGCGTATCTCAAAGCCAGGTCGACGTCTCTACACGAAGGTGACGGATCTTCATCCGGTTAAGTTTGGAAAGGGGCACATGATCCTCTCAACTCCAGCAGGTATCCTCACCAATGAGGAAGCCAAGGAGAAGAAGGTGGGTGGTGAGCAGCTTTTCATTATTTGGTAA
- the rplF gene encoding 50S ribosomal protein L6 has product MSRLGKQPVAIPSGVEIKLENGVLTVKGPKATLSRPVREQDVTFTIEGNTITLEPTKTEAAPAMWGTYAAHVRNMITGVTEGYEKILQIEGVGYRAEVKGNEIVLNVGFSHPVPLTIPEGISAEVVKNEIKLTGSDKDALGQFAANVRKVKKPEPYKGKGIRYQGEFIIRKQGKKAV; this is encoded by the coding sequence ATGTCACGACTAGGAAAACAACCAGTGGCCATCCCAAGCGGGGTTGAGATCAAGCTTGAGAATGGTGTACTGACAGTGAAAGGTCCAAAGGCGACACTTTCACGACCAGTGCGTGAGCAGGATGTGACTTTCACGATTGAAGGAAACACCATCACGCTTGAACCAACCAAGACCGAAGCAGCTCCAGCAATGTGGGGGACCTATGCTGCGCACGTGCGCAACATGATCACTGGTGTTACTGAAGGATACGAAAAGATCCTTCAGATCGAAGGTGTGGGGTACCGCGCTGAGGTAAAGGGTAACGAGATCGTCCTCAACGTAGGATTCTCACACCCAGTACCACTCACTATTCCAGAAGGAATTTCTGCAGAGGTAGTGAAGAACGAGATCAAGCTCACTGGATCAGACAAAGATGCACTCGGACAGTTCGCTGCCAACGTGCGTAAGGTGAAGAAGCCTGAGCCATACAAGGGTAAGGGTATTCGCTACCAGGGAGAATTCATTATTCGCAAGCAAGGTAAGAAGGCTGTATAG
- a CDS encoding 50S ribosomal protein L18, with amino-acid sequence MEKSQYKTQMRAKRHNRLRHKVSGTAARPRLAVFRSNKFVYAQLIDDTAGKTIASADSRKGAKGTAVEKAKAVGTEIAKKAKDAKIETVVFDRGGFQYAGIVAALADAAREGGLRF; translated from the coding sequence ATGGAAAAGTCACAATACAAAACACAGATGCGTGCCAAGCGACACAATCGTTTGCGTCACAAGGTATCTGGTACAGCTGCACGCCCTCGCTTGGCTGTATTTCGTAGCAATAAGTTTGTGTACGCACAGCTTATTGATGACACAGCAGGAAAGACCATTGCGTCTGCAGATTCTCGCAAGGGTGCAAAAGGCACCGCAGTAGAGAAAGCAAAGGCAGTTGGTACTGAGATCGCAAAGAAGGCAAAAGACGCAAAGATCGAAACAGTAGTCTTCGACCGCGGTGGCTTCCAGTACGCTGGAATTGTCGCTGCACTCGCAGACGCTGCTCGTGAAGGAGGACTCCGCTTCTAG
- the rpsE gene encoding 30S ribosomal protein S5 gives MSEKEQQEATTDVKSDAATTAAAPTEKGATDAPAAEGDQRGPRRRGPGGRRGGNDRRGGRRPRRGGRPERVRPEFDQKIVSIRRVTRVMAGGRRFSFSVSMVIGDKKGKVGVGIGKAGDTQLAIEKAVRDAKKNMIVVPMDKDARIPHDVHVKYASSEVMIMPAPGRGLVAGSSVRTVLELAGVKDVTAKIFSRSKNKLNNARAAVEALKQLKKG, from the coding sequence ATGTCAGAAAAAGAACAGCAGGAAGCTACAACTGACGTGAAGTCAGATGCTGCTACTACAGCAGCTGCTCCAACTGAAAAGGGAGCTACCGATGCACCGGCTGCCGAAGGTGATCAGCGTGGTCCACGTCGCCGTGGTCCAGGTGGTCGCCGCGGTGGAAATGATCGCCGAGGTGGACGTCGTCCACGTCGCGGTGGTCGTCCCGAGCGAGTGCGTCCAGAATTTGATCAGAAGATCGTCAGTATCCGTCGAGTTACTCGTGTGATGGCTGGTGGCCGCCGCTTCTCATTCTCAGTATCAATGGTGATCGGAGACAAGAAGGGTAAGGTTGGTGTTGGTATCGGTAAGGCCGGTGACACACAGCTTGCGATCGAAAAGGCAGTACGCGACGCAAAGAAGAATATGATCGTGGTACCAATGGACAAGGATGCACGCATCCCACACGATGTACACGTGAAGTATGCATCATCAGAAGTGATGATCATGCCAGCACCAGGTCGTGGACTCGTCGCTGGTTCGTCAGTACGTACTGTACTTGAACTCGCTGGAGTAAAGGATGTAACTGCAAAGATCTTCTCTCGTTCAAAGAACAAGCTTAACAATGCTCGCGCTGCTGTCGAAGCGCTCAAGCAACTTAAGAAAGGCTAG
- the rplO gene encoding 50S ribosomal protein L15 — MQLHELQPSTPRKSAKRIGRGGKRGKTSGKGHKGQKARAGNSMRPEMRDIIKKLPKLRGHGKNRARTVNAEKVRPMVVNLAALETAFEAGATVTPKTLVSAGVITTKARCAPAVKILGNGELKKKLVVEDCQVSGSAKEKIEAAGGSVK; from the coding sequence ATGCAACTTCATGAACTTCAGCCAAGCACCCCGCGAAAGAGCGCAAAGCGCATCGGTCGTGGTGGAAAGCGAGGCAAGACCTCAGGAAAGGGTCACAAGGGACAGAAGGCACGAGCTGGTAACAGCATGCGCCCAGAAATGCGTGACATCATCAAGAAGCTGCCAAAGCTCCGTGGTCATGGTAAGAACCGTGCTCGTACTGTGAATGCAGAAAAGGTGCGACCAATGGTAGTAAATCTTGCTGCGCTCGAAACAGCCTTTGAAGCTGGTGCAACTGTTACGCCAAAGACACTCGTGTCTGCTGGTGTGATCACTACCAAGGCACGATGTGCTCCAGCAGTGAAGATCCTTGGTAACGGTGAACTTAAGAAGAAACTAGTTGTAGAAGATTGTCAGGTTTCAGGTTCTGCCAAAGAGAAGATTGAAGCGGCTGGCGGGAGTGTGAAATAA